The following proteins are encoded in a genomic region of Neurospora crassa OR74A linkage group VI, whole genome shotgun sequence:
- a CDS encoding cyclin — protein sequence MGLPSSTSMSLNELNAKALDNFVYSKVDRDMIRFLATAASEVIQCDPTMMPSPTVAATSGREQQPTAPPKVVKCEDGGLPTLEAFISQLVVSSNVQVPTLMSSLVYLRRLKSRLQPNAKGLRCTTHRIFLAALILAAKYLNDSSPKNKHWASYTNMSSSAYNFGFSRTEVNLMEKQLLCLLDWELRITEEDLYRELDYFLAPIRRDYEVRYARRMREKAEKRQRQLEEEAWVQVAAAAAAAQHIQQQQQQQQQPTYISPPSSRGSSRSRNGYASRDTSPPGLSSSASSYTSSTSRSTTPDSELDLPHSYVAINGDDYYQSAAIPPCVPEKDAAAVYFSNTRGAAVSAAGTKRGVLPYEITAEDLDDSSRVKRMRGMLGRVFGANADRNVIPVR from the coding sequence ATGGGTCTACCATCATCAACGAGCATGAGCCTCAACGAGCTCAATGCAAAGGCTCTCGACAACTTTGTCTACAGCAAGGTCGACAGGGACATGATCAGGTTTTTGGCTACCGCCGCCAGCGAGGTTATCCAATGCGATCCCACCATgatgccatcaccaacagTCGCGGCCACTTCTGGAAGGGAACAGCAACCCACGGCGCCACCCAAGGTTGTCAAATGTGAAGATGGCGGACTACCTACCCTCGAGGCCTTCATCAGCCAGCTTGTCGTCAGCTCCAACGTCCAGGTTCCCACTCTCATGTCGAGTCTGGTCTACCTCAGACGTCTAAAGTCCCGCCTTCAACCCAATGCCAAGGGCCTCCGCTGCACCACCCATCGCATCTTCCTCGCTGCCCTCATCTTGGCCGCCAAGTATCTCAACGACAGCAGTCCCAAGAACAAGCACTGGGCCAGCTACACCAACATGTCGAGCTCCGCCTACAACTTTGGCTTCAGCCGCACCGAGGTCAACCTGATGGAGAAGCAGCTTCTCTGCCTGTTGGATTGGGAACTGCGCATCACCGAGGAGGATCTCTACCGCGAGCTGGACTACTTCCTGGCCCCCATCCGCCGTGATTACGAGGTCCGTTATGCCCGTCGCATGCGcgagaaggccgagaagcgccagcgccagttggaggaggaggcctgGGTCCAggttgccgctgccgccgccgccgcccagcacatccagcagcagcagcaacaacagcaacagcctaCTTACAtctctcctccctcatccCGCGGCAGCTCCCGCTCGCGCAACGGTTACGCCTCTCGCGACACCTCGCCACCCGGTCTTTCCAGCTCCGCATCTTCGTACACCAGCTCCACCAGCCGCTCGACAACCCCCGACAGCGAACTGGATCTTCCTCACTCTTACGTTGCCATCAACGGCGACGACTACTACCAGTCTGCTGCTATCCCGCCTTGCGTACCGGAGAAGGATGCCGCGGCCGTGTACTTCAGCAACACGCGCGGCGCTGCCGTCTCCGCCGCCGGTACCAAGCGGGGTGTTCTCCCCTACGAGATTACGGCTGAGGACCTCGATGATTCCAGCAGGGTGAAGCGCATGCGCGGCATGCTTGGGCGTGTGTTTGGCGCTAACGCTGACCGGAACGTTATTCCGGTCCGGTAA